From a single Osmerus mordax isolate fOsmMor3 chromosome 6, fOsmMor3.pri, whole genome shotgun sequence genomic region:
- the cep192 gene encoding centrosomal protein of 192 kDa isoform X1, whose amino-acid sequence MMERLCNLEDEPIPSFLSESQGSSCANVTLGSTPGLPVAASTLAKVRPGVDIHNRVDAIEASYLGNGQLLQESSYEDKGKFALSFMDNTENADDFIAAHRFSDMLLKVELDESRSNVFTLGSLSQASCLPGQSTEPRTDKFLHMGNKDFLKEKDLTFFATVEKENPASTEGDDCCSGNDSSFLANEKLMSLDSMVMDITDDEIDMIHMNDYKLVPPAMQRGQVEGQEIPAEDSQMPDVRLAATGMDSCPASDEEDTEDELEAAKRRSFTRSHLLPSTFRHLIGESNRPNFRPGLEGGSSDDECLSGWNAHRSSGIEHRHSAEGQVINSSVPGDGGGGDGSSGSEESVNNERLTATSLPTHTGVQTTYDILRGLGIVGSGGVGEESDDLHSLPGLEYDGLPRHSEIGDRVGPVGTVEATSRLWDFSATAHHQGSCDWSQVLPSDCGDQDDNSDDDVEGVDEGDGAKPPLGMRGGPLGDSVPEPSDSQTEEEKALSTSLEPKYFSQSFHQEHSDDGWNLCPDTIATELQQGADENVVYQNEEGNWVTDLAYYSSFDKEFDANMPEKNTEQFKAEDFLPASNAIDKIIKDQEEFEKEHQFMQEEQIEVANCSPSQSDSSWKLPASGHILMRASQVSSEFETGNQSYLRLTLGEFFQQRSEALGCLGVNEEDGVRRPSFGYMITSPEKREPFALIRPSDFASRNVSVQSETVQLTDADHTMIAEDLEKTLENPSHHMSLKETADPEPSQKDQTLSTHHPDRSGVAGLGSANQTCNSPGNTSHQMLSISSIASAINDASISTDPNQLAAMIMELSKRRRIKGQSSSSRLITGSSSDVPFSPLERQNQVQRGQSGQSSLVDVLQRTTLAGEVNNFDMEKYLKKTDVSRSSDSETSGSPPNFELLSLGADSLHISLQDCQASIQHAKHGISTQSDRQSTTSCKAKDFVGANGNACHDATSNRSSQNTVDTPCNSRDSRRRSFPTSCMPTASTNPGPSFVDSRQPSTTKSAGSENELMSASCNDRHDVFHGFVGPAAAGMEENRSFRPSTSPLTHSSPSQTSITSADGSQVADTLHCETSPQTTCSSISRLTYISLNDSTCLPTPDKHKKNGTMSLSTTIVRASPTPPLEQEAQMVPANACGLHQSHGSPCHSKSPDQQRNHSKSPDLRCCFSLGCGRSQSECNIHTGTNDMGSAYGPHKHTTDPGVCQLRKVDSGYSSNLNIQQPLNMVRPPSQQWTGMPAQPSAFPGGGFGLSPTYPSEDHHHIPIPSFKPQGALVSFCPSRGLFSSQLPQQYLGSEGFLQPDSYHLGLGSSLYKVSSAGPQGVEASMRHHVQGSMDAVHGGLHVGYPIHHSHHSQQDPGILLGKPYSHLRGGPWTSGGLPELRDEVVVPEELRFPQACCVGIASQTSLSLFNPSERWQQVSISLTSFSIDGKMVDSLPYQLLIVKNKTIIGPRSTEEQKILFIPPQAGVYQLVLSVASWPASSEAYPASRAEVFSKKVVLMAIAENPALEIDVGKSGSLDFGDLAGGSAKALPLKLFNRTHATLPLRLVISANASARRCFTLSKSPVGMKSEEMLLADHATTPSAPYLINHVMHASYGENPECFMVWVHFHAPQKYASCTGVLGPPDEHSARVDIEVDCPGASHLITSIPLSARSGTARVHTPKDLQTVYLSALFGKSSQQTLPLKNAGNIDVQLKLKSSDDEDFSVKPDELSLRTGEEQGIVISFSAKGYKKYRESVLTILVQPSGPQYEVILKGEVIQENDVKTNSSSMEPSVVPPILSNKQFMAWGGVTLGRAVQQKLVLRNNSLHTTHQLRLLIRGQDQDCFQLQSMFGSEERLTRHRELSIRPREDTAVHLLFAPTRVACMLAKLEIKQSGVRPSQPGVKFTIPLSGYGGTSNIILEDLRKTSDGYVTTLTGVAAGHVSKVCVCVRNTGSRAAFIKAVAYSDLQKRTAAELTLISLSPSQFILKERTQEVITVLMKSTPREQAQCQSDNALLATICLFCGDEVSRHQFRKLLLSKPKAASNMLSENSLLKDLNFDERFLGEEMVMEAYDLPQRPNEAQIFFRNMSKVVLLLLGSVETSDSGESDVNELQQPFMQLSTESGSGFSVDRHISNVSLDVLPVKGPQGQALKVMEPFLKEKCERILSPSVKESLESWSIQPEQLTLTTAILNGQTNTGHIQIQNHSSRELSFELSWPAHCLTVTPQHGVIDPKCHLQIMISPNPSLSTKSALLPWSGQVYVHCDNQQKLIKVQIRQDLALDVSIAPVDRSLSALPPQAATPLVDPVRPQDNLLEITNRTVIFSTTASGETSESFLEVENGEEEVRWYISSFAPPYVKGVDNSGDVYRATYTAFRCSRVSGILGPREKMQVPVTFMPRDRGDYAQFWDLESHSVTDPQHKTRNRFQFCGTGLKAGPVTGPQEGDCSLVRTEAIGKTRKRADASTVNTCQEESPQRGVYSPKDMYVFPATRVGESSTLKVNLRNNSFDTHELRFVNPKEPFHIKHSKYSLRSQHYINLPVQFKPSSEGKHLSLLLIQSETSGTISIHLTGEALP is encoded by the exons ATGATGGAGAGACTCTGCAACCTGGAAGATGAGCCGATCCCAAGTTTCCTGTCAGAGTCCCAGGGCAGCAGCTGTGCTAATGTCACATTGGGTTCAACTCCTGGGCTGCCAGTGGCTGCATCGACATTGGCTAAAGTTAGACCTGGAGTGGACATACACAACAG GGTAGATGCCATTGAGGCATCTTATTTGGGGAATGGCCAGCTTTTGCAGGAGTCCTCTTATGAAGATAAAGGCAAATTTGCCCTTAGTTTCATGGATAACAC GGAAAATGCTGATGACTTCATTGCAGCCCACCGTTTCTCAGACATGCTATTGAAGGTGGAGCTGGATGAATCCAGATCAAATGTCTTCACACTGGGTTCTCTCTCCCAGGCTTCATGCCTCCCTGGACAATCCACAGAGCCCAGAACTG ATAAGTTCTTACACATGGGAAACAAGGATTTTTTGAAGGAAAAG GACCTAACCTTCTTTGCAACAGTGGAGAAAGAGAATCCCGCCAGTACGGAAGGAGACGACTGCTGCAGTGGCAATGACTCCAGTTTCTTAGCCAATGAAAAGCTCATGTCTTTGGACAGCATGGTCATGGATATCACTG ATGATGAGATTGATATGATCCACATGAATGATTACAAGCTGGTTCCTCCGGCCATGCAGCGAGGTCAGGTGGAGGGTCAGGAGATTCCTGCT GAGGACTCCCAGATGCCGGATGTGCGACTGGCTGCCACAGGGATGGACTCCTGTCCTGCCAGTGATGAGGAGGACACTGAGGACGAGCTGGAGGCAGCCAAGAGGCGGAGCTTCACCAGGTCCCATCTGTTGCCCAGCACCTTCCGACATCTG ATTGGAGAGAGCAATCGTCCCAACTTCAGACCGGGGCTTGAGGGAGGCAGTTCTGATGATGAGTGCCTCTCCGGTTGGAATGCTCACCGTTCGTCTGGAATCGAACACCGGCACTCAGCGGAAGGTCAGGTCATCAACTCGTCTGTTCCAG gtgatggaggagggggtgatggaAGCAGTGGGAGTGAGGAAAGTGTGAACAATGAAAGGCTGACAGCCACCTCCCTTCCTACCCACACCGGCGTTCAGACAACCTATGACATCCTGCGAGGGCTTGGCATTGTGGGTAGTGGTGGAGTTGGAGAGGAAAGTGATGATCTGCACTCCCTTCCAGGACTGGAATACGATGGCTTACCAAGACACAGTGAG ATTGGGGACCGTGTGGGTCCAGTGGGAACGGTAGAAGCCACCTCCAGACTCTGGGACTTCTCAGCCACAGCCCACCACCAGGGCAGCTGTGACTGGTCCCAGGTACTGCCCTCTGACTGTGGCGACCAGGACGATAATAGTGACGATGACGTTGAGGGGGTGGATGAAGGGGACGGTGCCAAGCCTCCCctagggatgagagggggaccTTTGGGGGACTCTGTACCAGAGCCCTCGGACAGCCAGACTGAAGAAGAGAAAGCTCTCTCCACTTCCTTGGAGCCCAAGTACTTCTCTCAAAGCTTCCATCAGGAGCACTCAGACGATGGCTGGAACCTCTGCCCTGACACCATAGCAACGGAGCTCCAACAAG GTGCCGATGAAAATGTAGTGTACCAGAATGAAGAGGGGAATTGGGTAACTGATCTGGCATACTACTCCTCCTTTGATAAAGAATTTGATGCAAACATGCCTGAAAAAAACACAGAGCAATTTAAGGCTGAGGACTTTCTTCCTGCAA GTAATGCCATTGACAAGATCATCAAAGACCAGGAGGAGTTTGAGAAGGAGCACCAATTTATGCAG GAGGAGCAGATTGAGGTGGCCAACTGCAGCCCAAGCCAGTCAGACAGCTCCTGGAAGCTGCCGGCAAGTGGACACATCCTGATGAGGGCCTCCCAGGTTTCCTCAGAGTTTGAGACGGGAAACCAAAGTTACCTGCGACTGACCCTGGGGGAGTTCTTTCAGCAGCGGTCAGAGGCTCTGGGTTGCCTTGGGGTCAATGAGGAAGATGGAGTCAGAAGG CCTTCCTTTGGTTACATGATTACCTCCCCAGAAAAGAGAGAGCCGTTTGCTCTGATCCGCCCTTCTGACTTTGCCTCAAGAAACGTCTCTGTTCAGAGTGAAACAGTGCAACTTACTGATGCAGACCACACCATGATTGCTG AGGACTTGGAAAAGACTTTAGAGAATCCCTCACACCACATGTCTCTAAAGGAGACAGCTGATCCAGAACCTTCTCAAAAA GATCAAACTTTGTCGACTCACCACCCTGATCGGTCAGGTGTTGCGGGGTTGGGGTCAGCCAACCAGACCTGCAATTCACCTGGCAACACAAGTCACCAGATGCTGAGTATCAGCTCTATCGCTTCCGCCATCAATGACGCCTCCATTAGCACCGATCCAAACCAGCTGGCTGCCATGATCATGGAGCTGTCCAAACGAAGACGCATCAAAGgccagagcagcagcagcaggctgatAACTGGTTCTAGTTCTGATgtgcctttctctcccttggaGAGACAGAACCAGGTTCAGAGGGGCCAGTCTGGCCAGAGTTCCCTGGTGGATGTTCTTCAGAGGACCACCTTGGCTGGGGAAGTCAACAATTTTGACATGGAAAAGTACTTGAAGAAGACCGACGTGTCCAGGAGTAGTGATAGCGAGACCTCGGGATCCCCTCCTAACTTTGAACTGCTGAGCCTGGGGGCAGACAGCCTCCACATCTCCCTTCAGGACTGCCAAGCTTCCATCCAGCATGCGAAACATGGCATCTCTACTCAAAGCGACAGACAGTCCACCACCAGTTGTAAAGCTAAAGACTTTGTCGGAGCAAACGGTAATGCATGTCATGATGCTACGTCTAATCGTTCCAGTCAGAACACCGTAGACACTCCATGTAACAGCAGGGACTCCAGGAGACGTTCCTTTCCTACCAGCTGCATGCCGACTGCATCAACCAATCCCGGTCCAAGTTTTGTTGACTCACGACAGCCCTCGACAACCAAGTCAGCTGGAAGTGAAAATGAACTGATGTCTGCAAGCTGCAATGACAGGCATG ATGTGTTTCACGGTTTTGTGGGCCCGGCCGCTGCAGGCATGGAGGAGAACCGGTCCTTTaggccctccacctcccctcttacACACTCATCCCCCAGCCAGACATCCATAACCAGTGCTGATGG TAGTCAAGTGGCTGACACACTCCACTGTGAGACGTCCCCTCAGACCACCTGCTCTAGCATCAGCAGGCTCACCTACATCTCCCTCAACGACAGCACCTGTCTACCCACCCCGGACAAGCACAAG AAAAATGGGACAATGTCACTGAGCACAACTATAGTCAGAGCCAGTCCCACTCCACCATTGGAACAGGAGGCCCAGATGGTACCTGCCAACGCTTGTGGGCTACACCAAAGCCACGGCTCTCCGTGCCACTCCAAGAGCCCGGATCAACAACGTAATCACTCTAAAAGCCCTGACCTGCGATGTTGCTTTTCACTGGGCTGTGGGCGTAGTCAGAGTGAGTGTAACATTCACACTGGGACCAACGACATGGGGTCAGCATATGggccacacaagcacaccactGACCCAGGCGTGTGCCAGCTCAGAAAGGTTGACTCGGGCTACTCCAGTAATTTGAATATCCAGCAACCGCTCAACATGGTGAGACCACCCTCCCAGCAGTGGACTGGTATGCCGGCCCAGCCAAGTGCCTTTCCTGGAGGAGGCTTCGGTCTGTCCCCCACCTACCCCTCAGAGGACCATCACCACATTCCCATCCCCAGCTTCAAGCCTCAGGGAGCCCTGGTCAGCTTCTGTCCTTCACGCGGTCTGTTCAGCTCCCAGCTACCTCAGCAGTATCTGGGGTCAGAGGGATTCCTGCAACCTGATTCTTACCACTTAGGGTTAGGCAgtagcctgtacaaagtgtcttcGGCTGGACCTCAAGGTGTTGAAGCCTCAATGAGACACCATGTCCAAGGGTCTATGGACGCTGTACATGGAGGTCTGCATGTCGGCTACCCAATCCATCACTCCCACCACAGCCAGCAGGACCCAGGCATTCTTCTAGGGAAGCCCTACAGTCATCTCCGAGGGGGCCCCTGGACCTCTGGAGGCCTTCCTGAACTCAGAG ATGAAGTGGTGGTTCCAGAGGAGCTCCGTTTCCCCCAGGCCTGCTGTGTGGGCATCGCCTCTCAAACCTCCCTCAGCCTGTTCAACCCTTCAGAGCGATGGCAGCAAGTCTCCATTTCCCTCACCAGCTTCTCAATAGATGGAAAAATG GTTGACAGCCTGCCTTACCAGTTGCTGATCGTCAAGAACAAGACGATCATTGGGCCCAGGAGCACTGAAGAGCAGAAGATTTTGTTTATCCCTCCACAGGCAGGGGTCTATCAGCTTGTTCTTAGTGTGGCTTCTTGGCCCGCCTCCTCTGAGGCTTACCCTGCCTCACGGGCTGAG GTATTTTCAAAAAAGGTGGTGCTCATGGCCATAGCTGAGAACCCAGCTCTGGAG ATAGATGTTGGTAAATCTGGTAGTCTGGACTTTGGAGATCTGGCAGGTGGCAGTGCCAAAGCTCTTCCTCTGAAACTCTTCAACAGAACCCACGCCACCTTGCCCCTCCGCCTGGTCATCAGTGCA AATGCATCAGCCAGACGCTGCTTCACCCTCTCCAAGAGTCCGGTTGGCATGAAATCTGAGGAGATGCTTCTGGCAGATCACGCCACCACTCCAAGTGCTCCATATTTGATTAATCATGTAATGCACGCTAGCTATGGAGAG aatCCTGAGTGCTTCATGGTGTGGGTTCACTTTCATGCGCCACAAAAATATGCCTCTTGCACAG GAGTACTGGGGCCACCTGATGAACACAGTGCTCGTGTGGACATTGAGGTGGATTGTCCTGGTGCAAGTCACTTAATCACGAGCATCCCTCTCAGTGCGAGGTCAGGGACAGCCAGGGTACATACTCCCAAAGACCTACAG ACTGTGTACCTCTCTGCTTTGTTTGGTAAATCGAGCCAGCAGACTCTCCCACTAAAGAACGCCGGCAATATTGATGTGCAGCTGAAGCTCAAG AGCAGCGATGATGAAGACTTCTCAGTCAAACCTGACGAGCTGTCTTTACGCACAGGAGAGGAGCAAGGCATTGTGATCTCATTCTCTGCAAAGGGTTATAAGAAGTACAGGGAAAG TGTTTTGACGATCCTAGTGCAGCCATCAGGCCCTCAATATGAGGTGATTTTGAAAGGAGAGGTCATTCAGGAGAATGACGTGAAGACTAACTCATCGTCCATGGAGCCCAGTGTTGTGCCACCTATTCTCTCCAACAAGCAGTTCATGGCCTGGGGAGGGGTCACTTTGGGCAGAGCTGT ACAACAGAAGCTGGTCCTTCGAAACAATTCtctgcacacaacacaccaacTGCGTTTGCTGATCAGAGGACAGGATCAGGACTGCTTCCAG CTTCAGAGCATGTTTGGGTCTGAGGAGCGTCTGACTCGACACAGAGAGCTCTCCATCAGGCCCAGAGAGGACACAGCAGTGCACCTCCTCTTTGCCCCCACTAGAGTGGCCTGCATGCTGGCCAAGCTGGAGATCAAACAGTCTGGGGTCCGACCCTCTCAGCCTGGGGTCAAGTTTACT ATTCCTCTTTCAGGGTACGGTGGCACCAGCAACATCATCCTTGAGGACTTGCGGAAGACGTCCGATGGCTATGTGACTACGTTAACAGGTGTGGCTGCAGGCCATGtcagcaaggtgtgtgtgtgtgtgaggaatacGGGATCCAGGGCAGCCTTCATCAAAGCTGTGGCCTACTCCGACCTGCAGAAACGAACTGCCGCAGAGCTCACGCTTATCAGCCTCTCGCCTTCACAGTTCATCCTCAAGGAGAGGACCCAGGAG GTGATCACAGTTCTGATGAAGTCTACTCCAAGGGAGCAGGCCCAGTGTCAATCTGACAATGCTCTTCTGGCCACCATCTGTCTGTTCTGTGGAGACGAGGTGTCCAGACACCAGTTCAGGAA GTTGCTGCTCAGTAAGCCAAAAGCTGCGAGCAATATGCTATCAGAGAACAGCCTGCTGAAGGACCTCAACTTTGATGAAAGGttcctgggggaggagatggtcaTGGAGG CCTACGACCTTCCTCAGAGACCCAATGAGGCCCAGATCTTCTTTAGGAACATGAGCAAAGTGGTGCTGTTGCTCCTGGGTAGTGTGGAGACCTCGGACTCGGGGGAGAGTGACGTCAATGAGCTGCAACAGCCCTTCATGCAGCTGAGCACCGAGTCTGGCAG TGGTTTTTCAGTGGACCGCCACATCAGCAATGTGTCTCTAGATGTGCTGCCAGTGAAGGGCCCTCAAGGGCAGGCTCTAAAGGTCATGGAGCCCTTCCTGAAAGAGAAGTGTGAAAGAATCCTTTCACCCAGTGTGAAAGAATCCTTGGAGTCCTGGAGCATCCAGCCCGAGCAGCTGACCCTCACCACTGCCATCCTTA ATGGACAAACCAACACCGGGCACATTCAGATCCAGAACCATTCATCCAGAGAGCTAAGCTTTGAGCTGTCCTGGCCGGCCCACTGCCTGACCGTCACACCTCAGCATGGAGTCATTGACCCAAA GTGCCACCTGCAAATTATGATCAGTCCCAACCCCTCACTATCAACCAAGTCTGCCTTGCTGCCATGGAGTGGGCAAGTCTACGTCCATTGTGACAACCAACAGAAG TTAATTAAAGTACAGATCCGTCAGGATCTGGCTTTGGATGTGTCCATCGCCCCAGTGGATAGAAGTCTCTCAGCCTTGCCCCCCCAGGCTGCCACCCCCCTGGTTGACCCGGTTAGACCCCAGGACAACCTGTTGGAGATCACCAATCGCACAGTCATCTTCTCCACCACAGCTTCCGGGGAAACCTCAG AGTCCTTTCTGGAAGTGGAAAATGGGGAAGAAGAGGTCAGGTGGTACATTTCATCCTTTGCCCCTCCGTATGTTAAG GGGGTGGACAACAGTGGGGATGTGTATCGGGCAACTTACACGGCCTTTAGATGCTCCAGGGTGTCTGGCATACTTGGACCAAGAGAGAAgatgcag GTGCCCGTCACCTTCATGCCCAGAGACCGGGGGGACTATGCCCAGTTCTGGGACCTAGAGTCCCACTCGGTGACAGACCCCCAGCATAAGACTAGGAACCGCTTTCAGTTCTGTGGCACG GGGTTGAAAGCAGGTCCAGTGACGGGGCCTCAGGAAGGGGACTGCTCTTTGGTAAGAACTGAAGCCATCGGTAAGACCAGGAAGCGAGCAGATGCCTCTACAGTCAATACTTG CCAGGAAGAGAGCCCACAGAGAGGAGTTTACAGTCCTAAGGACATGTACGTCTTCCCAGCCACCCGGGTGGGTGAGTCCAGTACCCTAAAGGTTAACCTCCGCAATAACTCCTTCGACACGCATGAG TTGCGGTTTGTGAACCCCAAGGAGCCATTCCACATCAAGCATTCCAAATATTCCTTACG ATCTCAACACTACATCAACCTGCCAGTTCAATTCAAACCAAGCTCAGAAGGAAAACATCTCAGCTTGCTGCTCATACAATCAGAAACAAGTGGAACCATCTCTATCCACTTGACTGGTGAGGCCTTGCCCTGA